One segment of Chryseobacterium turcicum DNA contains the following:
- a CDS encoding GNAT family N-acetyltransferase, with protein MVNLQFFKTKDLSELNYELDKIQAQFSSLPNQALKRIEIRNQNDDFFAYPITIFFDEKAAGFCVLDFGNDKFELTDNQDSVLLRSLSVNPEFQGKGIGKSVMIILDDFIKEHFKDCNEIVLSVNERNDFAFQIYAKRGYVYDGKKIAGRSGPQFVMSKTLE; from the coding sequence ATGGTTAATTTACAGTTTTTTAAAACAAAAGATTTATCTGAATTAAATTATGAGCTTGATAAAATTCAGGCGCAGTTTTCATCTTTACCAAACCAAGCATTAAAGAGAATTGAAATAAGAAACCAAAATGACGATTTTTTTGCTTATCCGATTACTATTTTTTTTGATGAAAAAGCGGCCGGATTTTGTGTGTTAGATTTTGGAAATGATAAATTTGAATTAACTGATAATCAAGACTCTGTTTTGCTTCGTTCATTATCTGTAAATCCTGAATTTCAGGGAAAAGGGATTGGTAAATCTGTGATGATTATATTGGATGATTTTATTAAAGAACATTTTAAAGATTGTAATGAAATTGTCTTATCCGTCAATGAAAGGAATGATTTTGCATTTCAGATTTATGCAAAAAGGGGATATGTTTATGACGGTAAAAAGATAGCTGGAAGAAGCGGACCACAATTTGTAATGTCTAAAACTTTAGAATAA
- a CDS encoding DUF1684 domain-containing protein codes for MKKIILILFVVLPFFMFSQKKKLSDVKKSEAKTIVDKNSNSVKLEIEKFQKDLNKEYLDKKETPLRGDNYTNFKQHPFFPIDLKYRVTADFVKNENPKPFDLPTSSGKSKLYQEYGKATFLLDGKSYTLTIYQSLDLMKMEKYKDHLFLPFRDETNQKETYGGGKYMDLKIPKGNTIVLDFNQSYQPFCAYNAYDYNCPIVPEENKLPVEIKAGVMYDDIYHH; via the coding sequence ATGAAGAAAATAATTCTTATTCTTTTTGTTGTTCTCCCTTTTTTTATGTTTTCGCAGAAAAAGAAGCTTTCAGATGTTAAGAAATCTGAAGCGAAAACTATTGTTGATAAAAATTCAAATTCTGTAAAGCTTGAAATTGAGAAATTTCAAAAAGATTTGAACAAAGAATATCTAGACAAAAAAGAAACACCTTTGCGAGGAGATAATTATACAAATTTTAAACAACATCCTTTCTTTCCTATTGATTTAAAATATCGAGTTACCGCTGATTTTGTTAAAAATGAAAACCCTAAACCTTTTGATTTACCAACTTCTTCAGGAAAATCAAAATTGTATCAGGAATATGGAAAAGCTACTTTTTTACTCGACGGAAAATCTTATACTTTAACGATTTATCAAAGTTTAGATTTAATGAAAATGGAAAAATATAAAGACCATCTTTTCTTGCCTTTCAGAGATGAAACCAATCAAAAAGAGACTTACGGTGGTGGAAAGTATATGGATTTGAAAATTCCGAAAGGAAATACGATTGTGTTAGATTTTAATCAATCTTATCAGCCTTTCTGCGCTTACAATGCTTATGATTACAATTGCCCGATTGTTCCCGAAGAAAATAAACTTCCTGTTGAAATAAAAGCAGGAGTCATGTATGACGATATTTATCATCATTAA
- a CDS encoding bifunctional metallophosphatase/5'-nucleotidase: MNRKSFLKTIGGGTLAMSLAPNLMMAEELSLNSFKSAHKLTILHTNDQHSRIEPFDESYTKNPNQGGFARRASLIQKIRSEESNLLLLDSGDIFQGTPYFNFFGGELEFKLMSMMKYDASTMGNHDFDNGLDGFLKVLPNAEFPFICSNYDFKNTILDGKTSQYKIFNKNGIKVGIFGVGIQLEGLVGKKQYGETVWSAPIDVAQHYSNFLKNEKKCDLVICLSHIGYDYKDEPEKISDKILASKTENIDLILGGHTHTFLPEPQTFKNRQGKNVLVNQVGWAGLLLGRIDFFFDSNKNIKQISWNNQAIDSSIIV; encoded by the coding sequence ATGAATAGAAAGAGTTTTTTAAAAACGATAGGTGGCGGAACTTTAGCAATGTCTTTAGCTCCCAATTTGATGATGGCGGAAGAATTGAGTTTAAATTCATTTAAATCTGCCCATAAATTAACGATTCTTCACACCAACGACCAACACAGCAGAATAGAACCTTTTGACGAAAGCTATACCAAAAATCCTAATCAGGGAGGTTTTGCAAGAAGAGCAAGTTTAATACAAAAAATAAGAAGTGAGGAAAGCAATCTTTTGTTGCTTGATTCAGGAGATATTTTTCAGGGAACACCCTATTTCAACTTTTTCGGAGGTGAATTGGAATTTAAACTGATGTCGATGATGAAATATGACGCATCAACAATGGGAAATCATGATTTTGACAATGGTCTGGATGGATTTTTAAAAGTTTTGCCTAATGCAGAGTTTCCTTTTATCTGTTCGAATTATGATTTTAAAAATACCATTCTCGACGGAAAAACTTCGCAGTATAAAATATTCAACAAAAACGGCATCAAAGTAGGGATTTTCGGTGTAGGTATTCAGCTTGAAGGTTTAGTAGGCAAGAAACAATACGGAGAAACGGTATGGTCTGCCCCTATTGATGTGGCTCAACATTATTCTAATTTTCTGAAAAATGAGAAAAAATGTGACCTCGTTATTTGCCTTTCTCACATCGGATATGACTACAAAGACGAGCCCGAAAAAATAAGTGATAAAATTTTAGCTTCAAAAACAGAAAATATTGACTTAATTTTGGGAGGTCACACGCATACTTTTTTACCAGAACCTCAGACTTTTAAAAACAGACAGGGGAAAAACGTTTTGGTAAACCAAGTAGGTTGGGCCGGCCTTCTTTTAGGCAGAATAGATTTCTTTTTTGATTCAAATAAAAATATAAAACAGATTTCTTGGAACAACCAGGCAATCGACAGCAGTATAATAGTATAA
- the porZ gene encoding type IX secretion system anionic LPS delivery protein PorZ, with translation MKKISLLSFGIFASLQLVNAQSISSKKWADLFSYNNVLAMKEDNGKIVAATENGIFYYTISSGEITKLSKANGLHDVKISAFDYNPQTKIGLVGYQNGALDIITPQGVTYVVDIPIATGYNGSKKINHISITGDKAVVSVGYGVSIFDLKKKEFADSVFFINGGVFQASNEATILGNKVFAATNTGLKTHEMNTTFPVFTTWVTEMPGNFTNIDSESVLAFSSATTTYIYNNGTSTPIAQLFGGINDVVVNSNNIIITDGSRIYTYNTNGNFGGSTSVGESCNTATTIGSKVYGGTRLSGVKTDDNIAYKPDGPYFNYAYKIRLFNDNQLLVSTGIRANGYNEPQNNPRNPGFYYFTGTEWIYSSYFTGSTNTFNVIDAFSDPANPGDVFFTNYVFSSNYGVYKMKYNSSSKDFDFVKRYTMGSGTGSIRRPVGFTSDDQNNIFGTLAYSGPISALAFYDRATDDFLVKDLSTSAGIQFPVFNSDLLWIPIPRTANFLVYDTKKTATFTDDTQYYLDQTNDLPANTISFAMDKSGDAWIGTEGGLRILPNAAAEIKNDPTLEPIVIEQGGLAEELFRDATILHIEVDGGNQKWVSVEDGGVYYLSASGEQTIKHFTKDNSPLPTNTITDIKVDKKTGKVYFVTFDGIVTYQGDVADVTSNFGNVLVYPNPVVYSQFKGNVTIKGLAEKTNIRIVDAAGNLVHSAIARTGYYEWNLNNQKGKRVASGIYFVLMTNEDGSDKATAKIAVVN, from the coding sequence ATGAAAAAAATCTCATTACTTTCTTTTGGTATTTTCGCATCGTTGCAGCTTGTAAATGCGCAGAGTATTTCTTCAAAAAAATGGGCAGACTTGTTTTCTTACAACAATGTTTTGGCGATGAAAGAAGATAACGGAAAAATCGTTGCCGCCACAGAAAACGGGATTTTTTATTATACGATTTCTTCAGGAGAAATTACCAAACTGTCAAAAGCCAATGGTCTTCATGATGTAAAAATTTCTGCTTTTGATTACAACCCACAAACTAAGATTGGTTTGGTAGGTTACCAAAACGGAGCTTTAGATATTATTACTCCTCAAGGTGTAACGTATGTGGTAGATATCCCTATTGCTACTGGCTATAATGGAAGCAAAAAAATCAATCACATTTCTATTACCGGAGACAAAGCAGTCGTTTCTGTAGGCTATGGAGTTTCTATTTTTGATTTAAAAAAGAAAGAATTTGCCGATTCTGTATTCTTTATTAACGGAGGTGTTTTTCAAGCCAGTAATGAAGCTACTATTTTAGGAAATAAAGTTTTTGCTGCAACCAATACAGGATTGAAAACCCATGAAATGAATACTACTTTTCCTGTGTTTACAACTTGGGTAACAGAAATGCCCGGAAACTTCACCAATATTGATTCGGAATCAGTTTTAGCATTTTCATCAGCAACTACAACGTATATTTACAATAACGGAACATCAACTCCTATCGCTCAACTCTTTGGAGGCATCAATGATGTGGTTGTAAATTCAAACAATATCATCATTACAGACGGCAGCAGAATTTACACCTACAACACCAATGGAAATTTTGGAGGTAGCACAAGTGTAGGAGAAAGCTGTAATACGGCGACAACAATTGGCTCTAAAGTATATGGCGGGACTAGACTTTCTGGAGTTAAAACCGATGATAATATAGCCTACAAACCAGATGGGCCTTATTTTAACTATGCTTATAAGATTAGATTATTTAATGATAATCAGCTTTTAGTTTCTACAGGAATTAGAGCAAATGGATATAATGAGCCACAAAATAACCCTAGAAATCCTGGTTTTTATTATTTCACAGGTACTGAGTGGATTTATTCATCATACTTTACAGGAAGTACAAATACTTTCAATGTTATAGATGCTTTTTCAGATCCTGCAAATCCTGGAGATGTATTCTTTACAAATTATGTTTTTAGTTCAAATTATGGTGTTTACAAGATGAAATACAATTCATCTTCTAAAGATTTTGACTTTGTAAAACGTTATACAATGGGTTCAGGCACAGGATCCATAAGACGTCCTGTTGGTTTTACATCCGATGATCAAAACAATATATTTGGTACATTAGCTTATTCTGGTCCTATCTCAGCTTTAGCTTTTTACGACAGAGCAACCGATGATTTTTTAGTAAAAGATTTAAGCACTAGTGCAGGGATACAATTTCCTGTATTCAACAGTGATTTACTTTGGATTCCTATTCCAAGAACTGCCAACTTTTTAGTGTACGACACAAAAAAAACGGCAACTTTTACCGATGATACACAATACTATTTAGATCAGACAAATGACCTTCCAGCAAATACAATTTCTTTTGCAATGGATAAATCTGGAGATGCCTGGATAGGAACTGAAGGAGGATTAAGAATTTTGCCTAATGCAGCTGCCGAAATAAAAAACGACCCTACACTAGAACCTATTGTAATTGAACAGGGCGGATTGGCTGAAGAACTTTTCAGAGATGCTACAATTCTACATATTGAAGTAGATGGTGGAAATCAAAAATGGGTATCTGTAGAAGATGGAGGTGTTTATTATCTATCTGCATCAGGTGAACAAACGATTAAACATTTTACAAAAGATAACTCGCCACTTCCTACGAATACCATTACTGACATTAAAGTTGATAAAAAGACTGGTAAGGTTTATTTTGTAACTTTTGACGGAATTGTTACTTACCAAGGCGATGTTGCAGACGTTACCTCAAACTTTGGTAATGTTTTGGTGTATCCTAATCCGGTTGTATATTCACAGTTTAAAGGAAATGTAACTATTAAAGGATTAGCTGAAAAAACAAATATCAGAATTGTAGATGCTGCAGGAAATCTTGTACACTCTGCGATTGCAAGAACAGGATATTATGAATGGAATCTTAACAACCAAAAAGGTAAAAGAGTGGCTTCCGGGATTTATTTTGTATTGATGACCAACGAAGACGGTTCAGATAAAGCTACAGCAAAAATAGCGGTAGTCAATTAA
- the recO gene encoding DNA repair protein RecO — translation MISQNGFLLSYIKYGENDAVLHCFTEEDGFQTYFLKGIYSKKNKKKAFLIPLNKLHFLVNSGKSSGIQTVSKLEIVEANDVYTDIKANTVIFFIADFLNQILRNENKNPNLFQIIDEFIFELGQQNYRSHLIFLVKILKIQGVAPLLTEGNYLNAETGTFSNEGSHHLFDSENSLLWKLILSSQNPYEIKIPQVMRKSFLDSLLVYYHYHITDFKTPNSLEVIQQIFE, via the coding sequence ATGATTTCACAAAACGGATTTTTACTTTCCTATATAAAATATGGAGAAAACGATGCTGTTCTCCATTGTTTTACCGAAGAAGATGGTTTTCAAACTTATTTCCTCAAAGGAATTTACAGTAAAAAGAATAAGAAAAAAGCTTTTTTAATCCCTTTAAACAAGCTTCATTTTTTAGTCAATTCAGGAAAAAGCAGTGGAATTCAAACGGTTTCAAAATTAGAAATTGTAGAAGCAAATGATGTTTATACAGACATTAAAGCCAATACAGTTATATTTTTCATTGCTGATTTTTTGAATCAAATTTTAAGAAACGAAAATAAAAATCCGAATCTCTTTCAGATCATTGATGAGTTTATCTTTGAGCTTGGTCAGCAAAATTACCGGTCTCATCTTATTTTTTTGGTTAAAATTTTAAAAATCCAGGGTGTTGCTCCACTTTTAACAGAAGGAAATTATCTTAATGCAGAAACTGGTACTTTTTCAAATGAAGGAAGCCATCATTTATTCGACAGTGAAAATTCTTTGTTGTGGAAATTAATTTTATCCTCACAAAATCCTTACGAAATAAAAATTCCGCAGGTTATGAGAAAATCCTTTCTGGATAGTTTGTTAGTGTATTATCATTATCACATTACTGATTTTAAAACACCCAATTCGCTCGAGGTTATTCAGCAGATTTTTGAATAA
- the dapA gene encoding 4-hydroxy-tetrahydrodipicolinate synthase, with translation MSILKGVGVALVTPFNEDLSVDFESLTKLVEYNIENGTNYLVVLGTTAEAATLSSDEKKQVVEHIIKVNNKRLPLVLGIGGNNTLEVKQQIEETDLSDFTAVLSVSPYYNKPNQEGLYQHYKVLASTGKNIIIYNVPSRTGQNLEAETTLRLANEFPNLFLIKEAAPNILQYFDILRKKPEGFNLVSGDDEYTLPVTLAGGAGVISVIGQAYPKEFSTMVQLAFDKKVDEAYEIHNKLVEITRLIFAEGNPCGVKVILAEMGLIKNYLRLPLVPASEGLHGKIKTEMKNI, from the coding sequence ATGAGCATTTTAAAAGGAGTAGGTGTTGCTTTGGTAACACCCTTTAATGAAGATTTATCCGTAGATTTCGAAAGTTTAACAAAACTTGTTGAATATAACATCGAAAACGGAACCAACTATTTGGTAGTATTGGGAACTACAGCAGAAGCTGCTACACTTTCTTCAGATGAGAAGAAACAGGTAGTTGAGCACATCATTAAGGTTAATAATAAACGTCTTCCTTTGGTTTTAGGAATTGGCGGAAACAATACTCTGGAAGTCAAACAGCAAATTGAAGAAACTGATTTGTCAGATTTCACGGCAGTTTTATCGGTGTCTCCTTATTATAACAAGCCAAATCAAGAAGGGCTTTATCAACATTATAAAGTTTTGGCTTCTACAGGGAAAAATATTATCATTTATAACGTTCCTTCAAGAACCGGACAAAATTTAGAAGCTGAAACTACTTTGCGTTTAGCAAATGAGTTTCCGAATTTATTCTTGATTAAAGAAGCTGCACCAAATATTCTTCAGTATTTTGATATTTTAAGAAAAAAACCTGAAGGCTTCAATTTGGTTTCTGGTGATGATGAATATACACTTCCGGTAACTTTAGCAGGTGGAGCAGGAGTGATTTCTGTAATCGGACAGGCATATCCAAAAGAATTTTCTACAATGGTTCAGTTGGCTTTTGATAAAAAAGTGGATGAAGCTTATGAGATTCACAACAAATTGGTAGAAATCACAAGATTAATTTTTGCTGAAGGAAATCCTTGCGGAGTTAAAGTGATTCTTGCCGAGATGGGATTGATTAAAAATTACTTAAGACTTCCTCTAGTTCCTGCTTCTGAAGGACTTCATGGAAAGATTAAGACTGAAATGAAAAACATTTAA
- the mqo gene encoding malate dehydrogenase (quinone) translates to MPHAITNRTPKPKYDIVLIGGGIMSVTLATLLHEFDPNLDIAIFERLGRFAKESTAAWNNAGTGHSAFCELNYTPEKEDGSIDISKAEKIAEQFEISKQFWSYLVDKNYIHNPQEFINSCAHMSLVFGEKDAEYLQKRHQALTNSPLFSEMEFSNNHDTLREWLPLVMSKRNQSEVLAATKMELGTDVNFGTLTRKMGRHLVEDSHVEVFLYHEVKDISPREDGTWEMKVKDRINNHKQEVIADFVFIGAGGYALPLLDSSDIKESEGYGGFPVSGQWLVTHNQELVAQHQAKVYTQATVDAPPMSVPHLDLRIIDGEKALLFGPFAGFSTKFLKEGSYLDLPESVNTKNLRSLFGAWWHNIPLTKYLVQQVAMTKAQRMQHLREFVKDAKEEDWELKVAGQRVQIIKKDDKLGGKLEFGTEVVVNDKGTIASLLGASPGASTAVFAMLNVLEKCFPEKFNGEWKDKLLEMIPSYGQKLSENPELANKTRAYSKEKLELKH, encoded by the coding sequence ATGCCACACGCAATTACCAATAGAACGCCCAAGCCAAAATATGATATTGTGCTTATAGGAGGCGGAATTATGAGTGTAACACTAGCCACTTTACTTCACGAATTTGACCCTAATTTGGATATCGCAATTTTTGAAAGATTAGGAAGATTTGCCAAAGAAAGTACCGCTGCATGGAACAATGCAGGAACAGGGCATTCTGCATTTTGTGAACTCAATTATACACCCGAAAAAGAAGACGGAAGTATAGATATTTCTAAAGCTGAAAAAATCGCAGAACAGTTTGAGATTTCAAAACAGTTTTGGTCTTATTTGGTTGATAAAAATTATATTCATAATCCTCAGGAATTTATCAATTCTTGTGCGCATATGAGCTTGGTTTTTGGTGAAAAAGATGCAGAATATCTTCAGAAAAGACATCAGGCATTAACAAATTCGCCTCTGTTTTCCGAAATGGAGTTTTCTAACAATCATGATACTTTAAGAGAATGGCTGCCTTTGGTAATGAGCAAAAGAAATCAGTCTGAAGTTTTGGCAGCCACAAAAATGGAACTCGGAACCGATGTGAATTTTGGTACCCTTACCCGAAAAATGGGACGCCATCTTGTAGAAGATTCTCATGTGGAAGTTTTCTTGTATCATGAAGTAAAAGACATCTCTCCCAGAGAAGACGGTACATGGGAAATGAAAGTAAAAGACCGTATCAATAACCATAAACAGGAAGTTATTGCAGATTTTGTTTTTATAGGAGCAGGAGGCTACGCATTGCCGTTGCTCGACAGCTCAGATATTAAAGAAAGTGAAGGATATGGTGGTTTTCCCGTTTCCGGACAATGGTTAGTTACCCATAATCAGGAATTGGTAGCACAGCATCAGGCAAAAGTGTATACCCAAGCAACCGTGGATGCACCGCCGATGTCTGTTCCACATTTAGATTTAAGAATTATCGATGGTGAAAAAGCTTTGCTTTTCGGTCCTTTTGCTGGTTTCTCTACTAAATTTTTGAAAGAAGGCAGTTATCTGGATTTACCGGAAAGTGTCAATACCAAAAATCTTCGCTCATTATTCGGAGCTTGGTGGCATAATATTCCTCTGACTAAATATCTGGTTCAGCAAGTAGCAATGACAAAAGCTCAGAGAATGCAGCATTTGAGAGAGTTTGTGAAAGATGCAAAAGAAGAAGACTGGGAACTAAAAGTTGCAGGACAACGCGTACAAATTATTAAAAAAGACGATAAGTTAGGAGGTAAATTAGAATTTGGAACCGAGGTTGTCGTGAATGATAAAGGAACAATTGCTTCTCTTTTAGGAGCTTCTCCGGGAGCATCTACTGCAGTTTTTGCCATGTTGAATGTGTTAGAAAAATGTTTTCCTGAAAAATTCAATGGAGAATGGAAAGATAAATTGCTGGAAATGATTCCTTCATATGGACAAAAATTATCCGAAAATCCTGAATTGGCAAATAAAACCCGAGCCTATAGCAAAGAAAAATTAGAACTCAAACATTAA
- a CDS encoding 5'-nucleotidase C-terminal domain-containing protein: MQNKFLLLGIALLSLTACKTTSLQVANVQTQKNISINKELKDDEDFAKFIEPYTLKLNKEMNQKISYTNVDLTKEGDNSNLGNLLADYTFDGADVWVKANLNKNVDAALINIGGIRTTIGKGDILLKNVFEVMPFENEVIIVKMKGSDVQGLFDYYAKTQVNNPVSHLYIETNNGQLTKKLINGKAVNPAQDYYIATSDYLALGGDNMKFFSKGESIPTGIKLRDLFVDYFKKNAEINPKEDIRLNFIGKK; encoded by the coding sequence ATGCAAAATAAATTCTTATTGCTAGGAATTGCCTTGTTATCACTTACAGCCTGTAAAACGACATCGTTACAGGTTGCCAATGTGCAGACACAAAAGAATATTTCTATTAATAAAGAGCTGAAGGACGATGAAGATTTTGCGAAATTTATCGAGCCTTACACTCTGAAACTCAACAAAGAGATGAATCAAAAAATCTCTTACACCAATGTAGACCTTACAAAAGAAGGCGACAATAGCAATCTGGGAAACCTTTTGGCTGATTATACTTTTGACGGAGCAGATGTTTGGGTAAAAGCAAATCTCAATAAAAATGTAGATGCTGCGTTAATCAATATTGGCGGAATCCGTACCACAATTGGAAAAGGAGATATTCTTCTGAAAAATGTTTTTGAAGTAATGCCTTTTGAAAATGAAGTAATCATTGTAAAAATGAAAGGTTCAGATGTACAGGGATTGTTTGATTACTATGCAAAAACTCAGGTAAACAATCCGGTTTCTCATTTGTATATCGAAACAAATAACGGACAATTAACCAAAAAATTGATTAACGGAAAAGCTGTAAATCCGGCTCAGGATTATTATATTGCTACTTCTGATTATCTTGCTTTGGGTGGTGATAATATGAAATTTTTCAGCAAAGGAGAATCGATTCCCACAGGAATTAAATTAAGAGACTTGTTTGTTGATTATTTTAAGAAAAATGCTGAAATCAATCCGAAAGAAGATATTCGCTTAAATTTTATTGGGAAGAAATAA
- a CDS encoding NAD(P)H-dependent glycerol-3-phosphate dehydrogenase, producing the protein MAKKKTNSDSSTSKKTKNDVTVGVVGSGSFATAIVKMLVENCKTVHWCVRNEFVKGAIELRGHNPTYLTAVNFNLKNLKLTTDVNELVTACDVIVLATPSIYLSDTLDKMTCEYKDKIFVSAIKGIIPKVNDVVAHYLKEEFQIGFRNQAVIAGPCHAEEVAMERLSYLTVATVEDEVSEKLVNIFNSDFIKVNSSKDILGNEYSAILKNIFAIGAGIASGLGYGDNFTAVFVSNAIREMETFLEAIYEAPRDVNESAYLGDLLVTAYSLFSRNRNLGNLIGKGYTVKSAIQSMNMVAEGYYAADSIYKTGKQKKLELPIIDTIYGILYEGKNAEKQFKKLTTKLN; encoded by the coding sequence ATGGCAAAAAAGAAAACCAACTCAGATTCTTCTACTTCTAAAAAGACTAAAAACGACGTTACAGTTGGCGTTGTAGGGAGCGGAAGTTTTGCAACTGCAATTGTAAAAATGCTTGTTGAAAATTGCAAAACAGTGCATTGGTGTGTAAGAAATGAGTTTGTAAAAGGAGCAATTGAACTGCGCGGTCACAACCCTACTTATCTTACTGCAGTTAATTTTAATCTTAAAAATTTAAAACTAACGACTGATGTCAATGAGCTGGTTACAGCTTGTGATGTTATTGTTTTGGCGACTCCATCTATTTATCTTTCAGATACTTTAGATAAAATGACATGCGAGTATAAAGATAAAATTTTTGTTTCGGCAATTAAAGGGATTATTCCGAAAGTGAATGATGTCGTTGCACATTACCTGAAAGAAGAATTTCAGATAGGATTTAGAAATCAGGCAGTTATTGCAGGACCTTGTCATGCTGAAGAGGTTGCAATGGAAAGACTTTCTTATCTTACAGTAGCCACTGTGGAAGACGAAGTTTCTGAAAAATTAGTTAATATTTTCAATTCAGATTTTATTAAAGTAAATTCAAGTAAAGATATTTTAGGAAACGAATACAGTGCGATTCTTAAAAATATTTTCGCCATCGGAGCAGGTATTGCAAGCGGTTTGGGGTATGGAGATAACTTTACGGCTGTTTTTGTTTCAAATGCAATTAGAGAGATGGAAACTTTCCTCGAAGCAATTTATGAAGCTCCGAGAGATGTTAACGAAAGTGCTTATTTGGGAGATTTACTGGTTACGGCTTATTCATTATTCTCAAGAAACAGAAACTTAGGAAACCTTATCGGAAAAGGATATACCGTAAAATCTGCAATTCAATCGATGAATATGGTTGCTGAAGGATATTATGCTGCAGATTCTATTTACAAAACAGGAAAGCAGAAAAAATTAGAATTACCAATTATTGATACCATTTATGGAATCTTGTATGAAGGTAAAAATGCTGAAAAGCAGTTTAAAAAACTAACGACAAAACTGAATTAA
- a CDS encoding glucose 1-dehydrogenase, which translates to MEVSLRNQVAIITGASSGIGTGIAKSIASAGAKVIINHSSEKSKDEAQKVLEEIKKNGGDGMVYQCDVSKETEVVKMFADVVSEYGTVDILINNAGIQKDAKFIDMTVEEWDTLMGVNLRGQFLCSREAIKEFLRRGIDTTRSVACGKIIHISSVHEIIPWAGHANYAASKGAIKMLMQTLAQEYGADKIRVNSICPGAIQTPINKEAWETPEAMNDLMKLIPYNRIGQPEDVGNLAVFLASDLTDYISGTSIFIDGGMTSLESFSNGG; encoded by the coding sequence ATGGAAGTTTCATTAAGAAATCAGGTTGCCATAATCACTGGCGCATCAAGCGGAATCGGAACCGGAATTGCAAAATCTATCGCTTCAGCTGGAGCAAAAGTCATCATCAACCATTCATCTGAAAAATCTAAAGATGAAGCTCAAAAAGTTTTAGAAGAAATCAAAAAAAATGGCGGCGACGGAATGGTTTATCAATGCGATGTTTCTAAAGAAACTGAAGTTGTTAAAATGTTTGCAGATGTTGTTTCAGAATATGGAACGGTTGATATTTTAATTAATAATGCCGGAATTCAGAAAGATGCCAAATTTATAGACATGACTGTTGAAGAGTGGGATACGTTGATGGGAGTTAATCTTCGCGGTCAGTTTTTGTGTTCCAGAGAAGCTATCAAAGAATTTCTTCGCCGTGGAATTGATACAACACGTTCTGTTGCCTGTGGCAAAATCATTCATATCAGTTCGGTACACGAAATTATTCCTTGGGCAGGGCATGCAAATTATGCGGCAAGTAAAGGTGCGATAAAAATGCTGATGCAGACTTTAGCTCAGGAGTATGGCGCAGATAAAATTAGGGTTAATTCTATTTGTCCGGGTGCAATTCAGACACCAATCAATAAAGAAGCATGGGAAACTCCGGAAGCAATGAATGATTTAATGAAATTAATTCCATATAACAGAATTGGCCAACCTGAAGATGTTGGAAATTTAGCAGTTTTTTTAGCAAGCGACTTAACCGATTATATTTCGGGAACGAGTATTTTCATTGACGGCGGTATGACAAGTCTGGAAAGTTTTTCAAACGGTGGCTGA
- a CDS encoding GNAT family N-acetyltransferase — MKLIKATKENIPLIQDLAKRSWENAYAEILSQEQMGYMLETMYSEAEISAHLDNSNYHYYLVFDETSNDYDGFIGFENHYEDSTTKLHRIYLVPESKGKGLGKKTLEFLNEKVKESGDDRIILNVNKYNAAKSFYESQGYKVYDDGVFDIGNGYVMDDYLMETNL; from the coding sequence ATGAAACTAATCAAAGCAACAAAAGAAAACATCCCTTTAATTCAGGATTTAGCCAAGAGGTCTTGGGAAAATGCCTATGCAGAAATTCTTTCTCAAGAGCAGATGGGATATATGCTTGAAACAATGTATTCAGAAGCAGAAATTTCAGCGCATTTAGACAATTCTAATTATCATTATTATTTAGTTTTTGACGAAACTTCTAATGATTATGACGGGTTTATTGGTTTTGAAAATCATTACGAAGATAGCACTACCAAACTTCACCGAATTTATCTTGTTCCGGAAAGTAAAGGAAAAGGTTTGGGCAAAAAAACGCTCGAATTTTTAAATGAAAAAGTAAAAGAAAGTGGTGACGACAGAATTATTTTAAATGTCAATAAATATAATGCTGCAAAAAGTTTTTACGAATCTCAAGGCTATAAAGTCTATGATGATGGCGTTTTTGATATTGGAAATGGGTATGTGATGGATGATTATTTGATGGAAACAAATTTGTAA